A part of Anolis sagrei isolate rAnoSag1 chromosome 3, rAnoSag1.mat, whole genome shotgun sequence genomic DNA contains:
- the D2HGDH gene encoding D-2-hydroxyglutarate dehydrogenase, mitochondrial isoform X1 yields MQGGTALTALAPCDGILGFVLWLTMAASSLSRYCYFGHHGIFPRMQMRCSRKASSLWINGSSPCKMTAKTIRPLTRPMLKPPAINSLTKRSLHTTQLRLQEVMLTSERYEVQRLPFAHVSEADLSFFEHLMPGRVVTDVDELELFNVDWLKSVRGCSKVLLKPQTTVEVSEILRYCNERNLAVNPQGGNTGLVGGSVPVFDEIILSTALMNQVISFDPVSGILVCQAGCILENLNKYLEEFDFIMPLDLGAKGSCHIGGNVATNAGGLRLLRYGSLRGTVLGLEVVLADGSLLNCLTSLRKDNTGYDLKQLFIGSEGTLGIITAVSILCPRKPKAVNLAFLGCQSFSQVLQTFTTCKGMLGEILSAYEFMDSECMKLVERHLKLARPVAESPFYVLIETSGSNSAHDEEKLSHFLEHVMASDLVIEGTLASDETKIKALWALRERITEALTFDGSVYKYDISLPVERLYDLVTDMRERLGRSAKNVVGYGHLGDGNLHLNITAESYSHSLLDAIEPYVYEWTSKYRGSISAEHGLGFKKKHYIHYSKSQEAVLLMQQFKTMLDPKGILNPYKMLPAKTT; encoded by the exons atgcagggTGGCACCGCTTTAACCGCCTTGGCTCCATGCGATGGGATCCTGGgttttgtactttg GTTAACCATGGCTGCTTCCAGCCTTAGCCGATATTGTTATTTTGGACATCACGGGATCTTCCCAAGGATGCAGATGAGATGCTCAAGAAAAGCCTCAAGTCTGTGGATCAATGGTAGCTCTCCTTGTAAGATGACAGCAAAGACGATAAGGCCACTGACGAGACCGATGCTTAAGCCACCTGCCATCAATTCCTTGACCAAGAGAAGTCTCCATACCACCCAGCTTCGTCTCCAGGAAGTGATGCTTACCAGTGAGCGATACGAGGTGCAGAGGTTGCCTTTTGCCCATGTGTCTGAGGCTGACCTGTCTTTCTTTGAACATCTTATGCCTGGCAGAGTTGtcacagatgtagatgaactggAACTCTTCAATGTGGATTGGTTGAAATCAGTGAGAG GCTGCAGTAAAGTGTTGCTGAAACCACAGACAACGGTGGAAGTATCTGAGATTCTCAg GTATTGCAATGAGAGGAACCTGGCTGTGAATCCCCAGGGAGGAAACACTGGCCTTGTTGGGGGCAGCGTCCCTGTCTTCGATGAGATCATTCTCTCCACGGCTCTTATGAATCAGGTTATCAGCTTCGACCCTGTTTCAG GGATCTTGGTGTGTCAAGCTGGCTGCATTTTAGAAAACCTCAACAAGTATCTGGAGGAGTTTGACTTCATTATGCCCCTTGACCTAGGAGCAAAGGGCAGTTGCCACATTGGAGGAAATGTAGCTACAAACGCCGGTGGCTTGCGACTCCTGAGATACGGCTCTCTCCGGGGGACAGTTCTAGGATTAGAAGTG GTGTTGGCGGATGGTTCCCTTCTGAATTGTTTGACATCTTTGCGGAAGGACAACACTGGGTATGACTTGAAGCAGCTTTTCATTGGGTCAGAGGGGACGCTGGGGATCATTACTGCGGTGTCCATCCTCTGCCCACGGAAACCCAAGGCTGTGAATCTTGCATTTCTTG GTTGTCAAAGTTTCTCTCAAGTCCTGCAGACCTTCACCACTTGTAAAGGGATGCTGGGTGAGATCCTGTCTGCCTATGAGTTCATGGACAGTGAATGCATGAAGCTGGTGGAAAGACACTTGAAGCTGGCCCGTCCAGTAGCAG AAAGCCCTTTCTATGTGCTAATTGAGACTTCAGGCTCCAATTCAGCCCACGATGAAGAAAAACTGAGCCACTTCCTGGAACACGTAATGGCCTCCGATTTGGTCATAGAGGGAACGCTGGCTTCTGATGAAACAAAGATAAAG GCACTGTGGGCTTTACGGGAGCGGATCACCGAGGCCCTGACATTCGATGGATCTGTTTACAAATATGACATTTCCCTCCCTGTGGAGAGACTCTATGATCTTGTGACCGACATGCGGGAACGTCTGGGCAGAAGTGCCAAGAATGTGGTGGGCTATGGCCATCTAG GAGATGGAAACTTGCACCTGAACATCACAGCAGAGTCCTACAGTCATTCTCTCCTGGATGCCATTGAACCCTATGTGTATGAATGGACTTCCAAGTACCGAGGAAGCATCAGTGCAGAACATGGCCTGGGCTTCAAGAAGAAGCATTATATCCATTACAGTAAATCTCAGGAGGCTGTCCTTCTTATGCAGCAGTTCAAGACCATGTTGGATCCCAAAGGAATCCTAAACCCTTACAAGATGTTACCGGCAAAGACAACTTGA
- the D2HGDH gene encoding D-2-hydroxyglutarate dehydrogenase, mitochondrial isoform X2 → MAASSLSRYCYFGHHGIFPRMQMRCSRKASSLWINGSSPCKMTAKTIRPLTRPMLKPPAINSLTKRSLHTTQLRLQEVMLTSERYEVQRLPFAHVSEADLSFFEHLMPGRVVTDVDELELFNVDWLKSVRGCSKVLLKPQTTVEVSEILRYCNERNLAVNPQGGNTGLVGGSVPVFDEIILSTALMNQVISFDPVSGILVCQAGCILENLNKYLEEFDFIMPLDLGAKGSCHIGGNVATNAGGLRLLRYGSLRGTVLGLEVVLADGSLLNCLTSLRKDNTGYDLKQLFIGSEGTLGIITAVSILCPRKPKAVNLAFLGCQSFSQVLQTFTTCKGMLGEILSAYEFMDSECMKLVERHLKLARPVAESPFYVLIETSGSNSAHDEEKLSHFLEHVMASDLVIEGTLASDETKIKALWALRERITEALTFDGSVYKYDISLPVERLYDLVTDMRERLGRSAKNVVGYGHLGDGNLHLNITAESYSHSLLDAIEPYVYEWTSKYRGSISAEHGLGFKKKHYIHYSKSQEAVLLMQQFKTMLDPKGILNPYKMLPAKTT, encoded by the exons ATGGCTGCTTCCAGCCTTAGCCGATATTGTTATTTTGGACATCACGGGATCTTCCCAAGGATGCAGATGAGATGCTCAAGAAAAGCCTCAAGTCTGTGGATCAATGGTAGCTCTCCTTGTAAGATGACAGCAAAGACGATAAGGCCACTGACGAGACCGATGCTTAAGCCACCTGCCATCAATTCCTTGACCAAGAGAAGTCTCCATACCACCCAGCTTCGTCTCCAGGAAGTGATGCTTACCAGTGAGCGATACGAGGTGCAGAGGTTGCCTTTTGCCCATGTGTCTGAGGCTGACCTGTCTTTCTTTGAACATCTTATGCCTGGCAGAGTTGtcacagatgtagatgaactggAACTCTTCAATGTGGATTGGTTGAAATCAGTGAGAG GCTGCAGTAAAGTGTTGCTGAAACCACAGACAACGGTGGAAGTATCTGAGATTCTCAg GTATTGCAATGAGAGGAACCTGGCTGTGAATCCCCAGGGAGGAAACACTGGCCTTGTTGGGGGCAGCGTCCCTGTCTTCGATGAGATCATTCTCTCCACGGCTCTTATGAATCAGGTTATCAGCTTCGACCCTGTTTCAG GGATCTTGGTGTGTCAAGCTGGCTGCATTTTAGAAAACCTCAACAAGTATCTGGAGGAGTTTGACTTCATTATGCCCCTTGACCTAGGAGCAAAGGGCAGTTGCCACATTGGAGGAAATGTAGCTACAAACGCCGGTGGCTTGCGACTCCTGAGATACGGCTCTCTCCGGGGGACAGTTCTAGGATTAGAAGTG GTGTTGGCGGATGGTTCCCTTCTGAATTGTTTGACATCTTTGCGGAAGGACAACACTGGGTATGACTTGAAGCAGCTTTTCATTGGGTCAGAGGGGACGCTGGGGATCATTACTGCGGTGTCCATCCTCTGCCCACGGAAACCCAAGGCTGTGAATCTTGCATTTCTTG GTTGTCAAAGTTTCTCTCAAGTCCTGCAGACCTTCACCACTTGTAAAGGGATGCTGGGTGAGATCCTGTCTGCCTATGAGTTCATGGACAGTGAATGCATGAAGCTGGTGGAAAGACACTTGAAGCTGGCCCGTCCAGTAGCAG AAAGCCCTTTCTATGTGCTAATTGAGACTTCAGGCTCCAATTCAGCCCACGATGAAGAAAAACTGAGCCACTTCCTGGAACACGTAATGGCCTCCGATTTGGTCATAGAGGGAACGCTGGCTTCTGATGAAACAAAGATAAAG GCACTGTGGGCTTTACGGGAGCGGATCACCGAGGCCCTGACATTCGATGGATCTGTTTACAAATATGACATTTCCCTCCCTGTGGAGAGACTCTATGATCTTGTGACCGACATGCGGGAACGTCTGGGCAGAAGTGCCAAGAATGTGGTGGGCTATGGCCATCTAG GAGATGGAAACTTGCACCTGAACATCACAGCAGAGTCCTACAGTCATTCTCTCCTGGATGCCATTGAACCCTATGTGTATGAATGGACTTCCAAGTACCGAGGAAGCATCAGTGCAGAACATGGCCTGGGCTTCAAGAAGAAGCATTATATCCATTACAGTAAATCTCAGGAGGCTGTCCTTCTTATGCAGCAGTTCAAGACCATGTTGGATCCCAAAGGAATCCTAAACCCTTACAAGATGTTACCGGCAAAGACAACTTGA
- the D2HGDH gene encoding D-2-hydroxyglutarate dehydrogenase, mitochondrial isoform X3, whose amino-acid sequence MPSHLLYMTGCSKVLLKPQTTVEVSEILRYCNERNLAVNPQGGNTGLVGGSVPVFDEIILSTALMNQVISFDPVSGILVCQAGCILENLNKYLEEFDFIMPLDLGAKGSCHIGGNVATNAGGLRLLRYGSLRGTVLGLEVVLADGSLLNCLTSLRKDNTGYDLKQLFIGSEGTLGIITAVSILCPRKPKAVNLAFLGCQSFSQVLQTFTTCKGMLGEILSAYEFMDSECMKLVERHLKLARPVAESPFYVLIETSGSNSAHDEEKLSHFLEHVMASDLVIEGTLASDETKIKALWALRERITEALTFDGSVYKYDISLPVERLYDLVTDMRERLGRSAKNVVGYGHLGDGNLHLNITAESYSHSLLDAIEPYVYEWTSKYRGSISAEHGLGFKKKHYIHYSKSQEAVLLMQQFKTMLDPKGILNPYKMLPAKTT is encoded by the exons ATGCCCTCACATCTTCTTTACATGACAGGCTGCAGTAAAGTGTTGCTGAAACCACAGACAACGGTGGAAGTATCTGAGATTCTCAg GTATTGCAATGAGAGGAACCTGGCTGTGAATCCCCAGGGAGGAAACACTGGCCTTGTTGGGGGCAGCGTCCCTGTCTTCGATGAGATCATTCTCTCCACGGCTCTTATGAATCAGGTTATCAGCTTCGACCCTGTTTCAG GGATCTTGGTGTGTCAAGCTGGCTGCATTTTAGAAAACCTCAACAAGTATCTGGAGGAGTTTGACTTCATTATGCCCCTTGACCTAGGAGCAAAGGGCAGTTGCCACATTGGAGGAAATGTAGCTACAAACGCCGGTGGCTTGCGACTCCTGAGATACGGCTCTCTCCGGGGGACAGTTCTAGGATTAGAAGTG GTGTTGGCGGATGGTTCCCTTCTGAATTGTTTGACATCTTTGCGGAAGGACAACACTGGGTATGACTTGAAGCAGCTTTTCATTGGGTCAGAGGGGACGCTGGGGATCATTACTGCGGTGTCCATCCTCTGCCCACGGAAACCCAAGGCTGTGAATCTTGCATTTCTTG GTTGTCAAAGTTTCTCTCAAGTCCTGCAGACCTTCACCACTTGTAAAGGGATGCTGGGTGAGATCCTGTCTGCCTATGAGTTCATGGACAGTGAATGCATGAAGCTGGTGGAAAGACACTTGAAGCTGGCCCGTCCAGTAGCAG AAAGCCCTTTCTATGTGCTAATTGAGACTTCAGGCTCCAATTCAGCCCACGATGAAGAAAAACTGAGCCACTTCCTGGAACACGTAATGGCCTCCGATTTGGTCATAGAGGGAACGCTGGCTTCTGATGAAACAAAGATAAAG GCACTGTGGGCTTTACGGGAGCGGATCACCGAGGCCCTGACATTCGATGGATCTGTTTACAAATATGACATTTCCCTCCCTGTGGAGAGACTCTATGATCTTGTGACCGACATGCGGGAACGTCTGGGCAGAAGTGCCAAGAATGTGGTGGGCTATGGCCATCTAG GAGATGGAAACTTGCACCTGAACATCACAGCAGAGTCCTACAGTCATTCTCTCCTGGATGCCATTGAACCCTATGTGTATGAATGGACTTCCAAGTACCGAGGAAGCATCAGTGCAGAACATGGCCTGGGCTTCAAGAAGAAGCATTATATCCATTACAGTAAATCTCAGGAGGCTGTCCTTCTTATGCAGCAGTTCAAGACCATGTTGGATCCCAAAGGAATCCTAAACCCTTACAAGATGTTACCGGCAAAGACAACTTGA